The Chroogloeocystis siderophila 5.2 s.c.1 genome includes the window GTTTTTTAGCACTGCGACAAGAGGGATTAGTAGCGTTAATATTGGTTTTTACTAGATTTTTGTGTATTTTAACTATTGGTTTGATTTTATTTGGCACTGCACCATTTCTAACAAGTATTAAAGCAATGCGATCGCTTGGACTACCATCAGTGTTAGCTGATATGACGCTGTTGTCTTACCGCTACATCGAACAGTTTGGCGAAGATTTAACCAGAATGCAGACAGCAATGCGGTTGCGGGGATTTCGTGCCAACAAATTGAGTCAGCGTAACTTAACGGTTTTGGCATCGCTTGCTGGCAGCTTATTGGTGCGTAGTTACGAACAGTCTCAGCAAGTTTATCAAGCAATGATTTTACGCGGATATGGTTACGTGACTCAACGTCGCCGCCAACAGTTCAAAACTCATGCAAGCGATTGGATTGCACTAATGGTAACTTGTGTTGTTGCGTTAGGGTTTGTCGTGGCAGAAATGAGTTTAACAAACGCATGAAGCAGCAATATTCCGAATCAGTGACAGCAGCGATCGCAATTCAAAATCTCACCTTTTCTTATTCACAGTTGAGTGTCTTACAAAATATTAGTGTGACTATCCGCACCGGCGAAAGAGTCGGTTTAATAGGACCTAACGGTTCTGGTAAAACTACATTATTTCTATTAACTTGTGGTGTATTAAAACCTACAGCCGGAAAAATTTTTCTATTTGATAAACCAATTACTGTGGGAGAGTTTCGTCCTGAAATTGGTTTAGTGTTTCAAAATCCTAATGACCAGTTGTTTTTACCTTCAGTTCGAGATGATATTGCGTTTGGTCCAGAAAATATGGGTTTGTCTGCAACTGAGGTAGAAGAGTGCGTACAAGAGGCTATATTCTTAACTGGCATACAGAATTTAGTTGAGCGAGTTCCCCACAATCTCTCTGGTGGTGAGAAGTGCATGGTGGCTATTGCGGGAGTTATCGCGATGCGCCCTCAACTAGTTCTATATGATGAGCCTTCTGCTAACCTAGATATGCGTTCTCGCCGTCGTTTGATTCAGTTTCTCCAAGAATCACAGCAAACGATGATGATCTCTTCGCATGACTTGGAACTGATTTTAGAAGTGTGCGATCGCGTACTTCTTCTCGATCAAGGTCAAATTATTGCTGATGGTAACCCTCGCGATGTTATGGGCGATCAGCCGTTAATGGAAGCACACGGCTTGGAAAAGCCTTTTTCGCTCACGACGCATTAGCAATTTTCCTGCTAATCCTGGCTACTACAGACAAATGTATCTGTATCCTACACGGATGAACTGTTCTGTTGTCCATTCGTCACTATTAGCTTTGGCTCGTTGGCTGACATTGACAGGAAGAACATACCCCCAGCTTTGGCTGAGGTTGATTAGCTGTTTTGTTGTCCAGTCTTGGTTATTGTTTACTTTGTTGTTTCTCATATCAGTTTTCTTCATTGGTGTAACTTTATATTTCCAATATAGAAAACTGTTACATAAAATACAAAAACTAATTTGCATATTTGCTATGAACAGCTTCGATGGATTAAGCTGAAGTACGAATAAATTCGCTGTTACGTAAATAAAGTCCATAGAGGTAGACTTACTTGTAAAAATCTTGTTTTAGTGTACGAAGATACACTTTAGCTTGGTAGCTCCAACTCCAGTCGAAGGCGTCTACTATTTAGCTTATAGTTGCTAAAGATGCTGATATTTAATGAATGTTACGCGACCCTAAACTGATAGTGCTGCTGCTTGCTGGTTCATTGACAACAATGACAGGAGGAGTTGTCGCACCTGTTTTGCCAGAAATTATCGAACACCTACAACTAGATACTGGATTAGCAGCTAACTTAGTCAGCGTGCATAACTTGACGATCGCACTATTTAGTCCACCATTAGGTATTTTGGCAGATCGCATTGGACGATTAAAGGTTTTAGTGCCTGCACTCGTTCTTTACGCGCTGTTCGGTGTCGCGGGTGCATTTATGGATGATTTTTGGTCATTACTACTCTTACGTGCCTTATTAGGTGCAGCAAGTGGCGGTATTGCGGCAGCAAGTCTTGGTTTACTAGGAAGTATGTATGAAGGACAAGCGCGATCGCAAGCTTTAGGATTGGCAACAAGTACCCTGACACTTACAGGTATTACCGATCCTTTGCTGGGTGGCTGGGTAGGTGCAAGTCGATGGCAAAATGCATTTTATCTCTACGGGGTGGGGCTTGCGATCGCATTCTTAGCTGCTACCATTCTTAAAGAACAACCACGAAAAACAAAATCGCAAGCAACTCAACCGGAAAAGCTAAGACAAGTCTTATTACAACGCCACACATTAAAAATATTGATTGCCCTCAGTTTAACTTCCGTAGCAATGTATGCAGTTGTGATCTATGCTCCTTTGTACCTGAATGCGACGATTAATGCAGATACACTTCTTAATGGCGTCGTTTTAGCATCGCGGGCAATTGGCGCTGGGATAATATCAGCTTTTGGTGCAAGTAAACTAGCAAGACGTTTGGGGTCTTCACGCGCGATCGCATTAGGCTTTGGGCTAATGGCAGTTACTTTAATCGCGATTCCACTACTTCATCAAGTGAGTTGGATTGTCGTCAGCGCTATTATGTTTGGTGTCGGCTTTGGAATTGTGCTACCAAATCTTTATAATGCTTTAGCTAATCTTGCACCAGAGCAACTACGCGCTAGTGTACTGGCAATTGGTACAGGAATGGGCTTTTTAGGGCAATTTCTCTCACCGATTTTACTGGCACCAGTCCTCAACTATGCTGGTATAGAAGCAGTATTTTACGCCGCCGCTGCAATTGCGATCGCCACAGGACTTATTTTACTAGCACCGCAGCAATAGACAGTGTTTACAACATTTGTCTAATCTTTTTAAGTTTTTGTTGGCGATCGGGGCTACAAAGAGCAACTATCACACTTGATAAAACATAGGGTATTGCAAATATATTACCCAAATAAGTCCGCCAAACACTCCAAGAAAATATCGCTCTTGTCGTGGGAGATATATGCCAAAAACGATTGACTGAGCATACCATTTCGTTTCCTAAAGCAGTAACTTCATGCCACCAACCTGCTGGAATATAAAGAAGTTCCCCTTGATTGAGAATAACTTCATGTTTGTGTTGTAATGCTGTTTTTAACTTAGGGAATGATTCAAAGTCAGGATTTTCAGGATATACTTGGCTAAACCAAGAACGTAATTTTAAGCCATGCCTTAGATGAATTGAAAGAGGAAATGGGTAAAGATTATATATCTGTGATGGTGGAAAAAGCACAATTTTTTTAGCACCGTGCATTTGCACTAAAGTGCCATCAACAGCATCGAAGTGTAAGCATTCAATGTGACCTCCTGGACTTATCCAAATATTAAAGTCACTTATTGCTTTGTGTAAACCCAGACGTTCTGCTGCACTGTTTAAAACATTTTCGGAATCGAGTGTTGTGTTTTTAATGGAACATTTAGCCAAGTAGATGTCGTGTTCGTGTGCTTGGCGATCGCGCAGTAATTCTGCATACTTATTAAACTCCATCTTTTTTCCTTCAACACCGCTGCCGATATTTTTCCAATGGCGTTTATCATACTGATATCTTGTTTTACCGTAATATCTTAAGAGAAACTCTTGTTCGCCTAAGTTTTGACATAAATACTCTAAATTCCAGTCGCCATTTTTGAGTAATCCTGTAACAATAACTGGTTTACCTAATTTTTGATATTGCTCAAAAAAACTTTCTGCTGTTAAATCAGAGGCATCGACTCTTGCTACTTGATTTTTTTGTACAGAGTTAGAAAAATTAGATTCTGTTAAACTATTCATAAGACTTGATACATATTTTATCCCATTTCTCACTCATTCTGATGACAGATCCACGCTCCAACCCATAGGTTTAAAACTACGGCTATGGTTTAATTACGAACTCCCCATTACCTCCTACTACAAATCAATCTTCTTTTCCACCGATAAACCCATCAAAAAATTTCTATCCTCACTAATATGAGGAAACTTTAACTGAGAATCAGGAATTCCTTTTTGTAACTGGCGTTGACGAATGGTAGCAAAGCTTCCAGGAGCTAGAATTTGCAATTGTGGAGCAGGGATTGTGTCTTTACGACTAATTTCGTAGTGAGTATTGACTTCTTTTAGTTTATAGTCAAAACATCTTAGAAAAGCTTGCGGATCGTCTAATTTGTAACTCTGCGATAACTCAATATTTACTAGATAACGCGCTGGGAAATCATTTTCAGACAAGGTAATGCAGAAATCTTCTAATGGCAAACTAAACTCTTGCTGGAGGGCTTGCATCACTTGTGTGGCATGAAACTCAGTTGTTTTTTCAGTCGTTGAAGAAACAAATCCGCCGCGACGATGGAGAAAAACAATTAATGGGGCTGTATTATAAAAGCCGACAACTTCGACAACATCACCAATATCGTAACGGTAAAAGCCACTGTAGTTCGTAATCAAAATACGGTAGCGATCGCCTACTCTTACTTCAGTTGCTAAGAGGGTATTGGGATGTTCTGCTTCCCACTGATCTTCTGGTATAAATTCAAAGAAACAACTTTCAATTGCTAAAATACTGCCATCTTGATTAACATCAGGGTAAATGCTAAATATACCTTCAGCCGATGAATAAACAGCACCAAATATCGGAGTATCTTCAAAATAAGTGGGAAATCGTTGAAAATAAAAATCTGACGTTCCCCCCCTTGCAGTAGCTACGAAAGATAAATTTTGCCATGCAAGTTTAGGCGTCAGTCGTCCTTGTGAGTGTAATATTTCGTGTAATTGTGTCGCCCGTTTGGGAGATGCGATCGCCATTTTTTCTAACTGATTACGTATTTCAGGTTCAATTTCTAACCAAGGCGCGATCGTTCCTTTTTCTAGATCTTGAATCAAGTCTTCAGCATAACGCTCTAAGTAATTGCAAGTACGTAGAATTAGCATCGGAAAATTCGCAATCATTCCCCGCATCGTTGGTTCTCGTAAAGCAAATAATAAACACACATAATGTCTCGCTAGGCTATCACCGAGTTGAAGCGTTTCGTAAGGATGCGCGAAAAATTGCCGATAAAGTCGCTTATCCATCCGTAAAACACCCGCGCTTGATGGTCCATAATCGATATTGCCAGCCGTACGTCCCCATTTTTGTACCGAGTTCGTTACCAAGAGTTTGCCGAATTGGCGATTTTGTCTTGCAAGTGCTTCACTCAAAAAGCCGATACTTGTTAATGTTGCTTGACGAACAATGTTTTGCGATCGCCTGGTTGTCGGAATCAGTTTTTTCTTACCTGTCGATCCGCTGGTGAGTGTCAGGTAAACCACTCGATCGGGAGTTAAAATATTCGATTCACCTTGCGCAATTCGCTCAGTGAGGGGTTCATAACTGCTGTAAGGTAAAATTGGAACTTGTGCGCGAAATTGGTCAATTGTCTTGATTTGTGCAACTTTGTACTGTTTTCCTAACTCTGTATCGCGCTGTACAAGCAGCAAATCGCGTAAAAACTGCGCTTGTATAGCATCTGTAACATGAGTTTTTTTAACAAAGTTTGCCTTGACACGTCGAGCAAAAGCGGTCAAAAGTGAAGGTAAAATTGCCATTTGTATATTGAACTGTACTTTTTGGCGACAAAGGAGCGCAAGTAAGATTGCAGGACTAGAAGGATACTGATTTATAGCAGGAATTGCCTAAAATAGTCTCAAATTTAACGAGAACTTAAATTTAATTAGAAGCGGTGTTAGGAGGCGTGATGTTTGCTTTACACAGCGTATTAATTGGAGTTATCTGTTTTGTTGTTGCATTTGTCTTAGCAAGTTTAGTGGAATACTGGCTACATCGATTGATGCACGTTTCGCAGCGAATTGGCGAACGTCACCGCGATCATCACCGTCGCAATGAAGGACAAGGCGTCATCTGGGAATTTCGCGATTATGTGCGTGGTAGCTTTGTTGTGATGATTGCTGTATTTTTCCTTTCTTTAGAAGCCGGAATCGGTTGGTTTCTAGGAGGATTAATCTATGCTGCATTCTCAGCTTATGCACATCAACTACAGCACGAAAATCCGACAAAGTGCTTTTGGATGAAAATGCCGGTTCACTATGTCCATCATAAGTATGGTATGTGGCATCACAATTTTGGTTTAGCTGTCGATTGGTGGGATCGCGTTTTTGGAACGTACAAGCCCGTTGAATGGCTGACTGAAGAAGAATTATCGCAACCGAAACGCGGTTATTTACAGCTGCGGTGGTGGTAATTACATTGACAGAAGTTATATCTAGCCCTCTCCTTAATAATACGCTCTGCCCCGCGATAAGATGGTCATGATTTGAATTCACAGGTGCACTCGCTCAGTAATGTATAAGTCATCTGTACGACAGCGGCAGCCGAATGAAACATCTATTCTGAAGTTGTCACTATATGTGTCTTGCGTAACAGCAGGAATTGGCGTTGTATTTGGACTCATTAGTGAATCTAATGCCATCATTCTCGATGGAATTGCTTCAGCCATTAGTTTGATTTCCACCTGGTTGAGTGTGATTGCTTCTCGATTGGTGTTGAAACCGGAAAATGAAAGATTTCAGTTTGGATACCGACACATTGAGCCATTAGTCAATTTTGTTCGCAGTCTGATCGTCATTGCGGTCAGTTTATATGCTGTCTTGACAGCTGTGGTGCAAATCAGGCAAGGAGGTCGCTCAATTACTGATGGCTGGGTTTTAGCTTATGCTCTCATAACCCTCCTGGTTTCCGCATTGATTTATACGTATCAAATGCGCTATGTGGCTCGAACCGGAGCAACGAGTATTCGACTGGAAGCTCAGGAGTGGTGGATCGACTGTTTATCTAGCTTAGGCATCTTGGCGGGTTATGGAGTTGCCTTGTGGTTAGAGCAACGTGGGTTAATTCGCATTGCAGCGCTGATCGATCCAATTCTGGTGTTCTTGATCGTGGCAATTACGCTACCTTTTCCTGTTAAGACTCTACATCAAAACTTGCTCGACATTCTGCTGATTGCTCCTGACGAAGAAATTCAAGAGAACATTTGCAGTACTGTCGCAAAAGTCGGCTCCCAATACGGCTTTGAGCGCTTTCGCCTACATACATCTCAGTATGGTAATTCACTGGATGTAGAAGTCAATATCATTGTCGATGACTCGTTTATCATTCCTGGAGTTTCTTACCTCGATCGAATCCGTCAAGACATCTGGGAAGGGCTGAATATGCCATCATACCGTCTTTGGTTAGTTGTGTGTTTTGTTGGAGACGAGCGATGGGCATGATAATGAGAATGCTGTTAACTACAAAAAAGGTCTAATCAATAAAGAATTTGTTATTTTTGTTGGCTGTAAAGACTTGGGGTGGTATTGTTCCTACAACACATTGGCAATTTTCTCCAAGATAGGGGCATACGCTGTGAAATATTTCCAAGAAGCAAAAGCTCACTTTGTTGCCAGCCACCAGCACCCGATTAATCAGTTTCTTCATCACTTGACGAATATAGTCGCGATCGCCGCCGTTGTCTTTTTGTTCTACGATTGGCGACTCACCATCGTCTGCTTAGTTTTAACCCAAGTTTTTGCTTTGAGTGGTCATGCTTTTTTTGAAAAAAATGAACCTGCATTTGTCAAGTACCCAGGGATAGCAATTTTAGCTTCAATGCAGTGGTCATTCGAGAATTGGTTCGGCGTGCGCCAAATTTTACAGCACTTTCAGCAAAAAGCTCTGAGCGATTAGTAAAAAAACTATTGACTTAAAGGATAATTTATGTATCAAGGTTTACCCGTAATTGATGCAGATGCCCATAAGCTTGAAAATCCGCTGGTAATGCGCGATTATATCGAGCCAGAGTATCGCGATCGCATCGGTTTAGTCATTGATAGCTTAGGCGATCAACGCGCCAGAATTATCGACTTTAACCCTGCAACCGGAAAAAACGATTTAATGCGGATGTTTCCCCAACCGCAGGGGATGGGTAAGGGTGGTTTTCGCAATTTACATCCTGATACGACATTAGGCGCAATGTTTAATCGCGTCCGTATCGAACATATGGATCGCGAAGGCATTGATGTTCATGTCATTTATGGGACATTAAATTTAATATTTTCGAGCATTCTTGATAAAGACTTGGCGATCGCGTTGTGTCGTGCTTACAACACCTACATGGCAGACGACTGTCGTGGCTACGATAACCGCTTGAAACCCATCGGCGTGATTCCGTTACAAGATGTTGACGCCGCAGTTGCAGAGATGCATCGTTGCGTAAACGAACTAGGGATGATTAGCGTCGCGGTTGCGCCTAATATGCCAATTCCGCACCCAAAAGCACCGGAAGCGTTTCCCGAAATCCGCAGTTGCAAAACAATAAGCCATCCAGACTTTCGCCCGATTCTTCAAGCGGCGGTTGATTTAAATATTGGTTTGGGAATTCACGGCGGACCAGGTTCCTACATGGTAGGCGGCATTTCAGATTATACCGAGACTTTTGTCCTCACGCATATTTTCGTACAACGCAACCAACAACAGCTAGCATTAGCGCGGATGGTATTTGACGGTGCATTCGAGCAATTTCCTACCTTGCGCGTTGGGTTTTTAGAGGGTGGTTGCGGTTGGGTTCCCGATTTAGCTCATGCATTCCACGAACATTGGGAAAAGCGCATTCGTGACTTTGATCCGAAACATCCTTATCGCCCATCACTGATGGAATTTACGAAGTTGATGATTCAAGAACGCGGAACGCACAATAACGTTAACTTGATTAGTCAAGCGAAAAACCTGTTCGATTTATTGTGGAATAAGCAACACGATCCGACAGAGATTGAGGATGCTAGTTTGTACGAACATTATGATTTACGCCACCGCGATCCCTTAGAATACTTTGAACGCGGACAAATTTTCACTTCATTTGAATCCGACGATCCAGGTCCTGCGTATCTACACATTGCAATGGGTGAAACTGGTAAACACCTTACTTGCTTCTCCGGCGATTATGGTCATTGGGATGGCGTTTTACAAAATTGCGTCCATGATGCCGCGACAGTAGCCGATTACGATCGCGACCACTTGAGGTTACTTTTAGGTGGCAATGCCTTGGCATTATACGGCGATCGCTTGCGCCAATCCTTACCAAATCATCTCCTCACACAAACCGCACTAACCTAAAATTCAGTACGGGCAAGGCATTGCCTTTGCCCCTCCCCCTGCACTCCCGCCCCCCTATACCCCTAAACGAATGCGTGTACTACTTTTATATCCGCTTTTCCCCAAATCTTTCTGGTCATTTGATCGCGCACTAGAATTAATTGGGCGTAAAGTCTCCCTACCCCCATTGGGGATGATTACCGTAGCAGCTATTTTGCCTCAAACGTGGGAATTTCGCCTCGTAGATCGCAATGTCCGCGAAGAAACCGAAGCAGATTGGGCTTGGGCAGATTTAGTGATTATTTCTGGCATGATTGTCCAAAAACCCGATATGCTGCATCTGATTGGTGAGGCAAAGCGACGGGGTAAATTGGTAGCAGTGGGGGGTCCTTATGTGACTTCTGTCCCAGACGCAGCGCAGGAAGCAGGGGCAGATTTTCTCGTTTTAGACGAAGGCGAAATTACTCTACCACTTCTGGTTGCTGCACTTGAACAGGGTGAAACGTCAGGAATTTTTACTGCCAAAGGCAATAAACCTGATGTTACAACTACACCAATTCCCAGGTTCGATCTCCTCGATCTCAACGCCTATAACGAGATGTCCGTGCAATTTTCGCGGGGCTGTCCTTTTCAGTGCGAATTTTGCGACATTATTGTGCTGTATGGGCGCAAACCTCGTACCAAAACACCAGCACAACTGATTGCTGAGTTACAGACACTTTACGATTTAGGTTGGCGGCGTTCAGTTTTTATGGTCGATGACAATTTCATTGGTAACAAGCGCAATGTCAAGCTGTTGCTGCGCGAACTTGGTCCTTGGATGGCAAACCACAATTATCCGTTTCGCC containing:
- the cbiQ gene encoding cobalt ECF transporter T component CbiQ encodes the protein MKHGLDTYAYLKSPIHRWEPRCKLVALLALIFAFAFVQQLILLPPMAIVTLVYYSVSRLPVAFLLKRLRYPGFFLAAIAILLPFSVGNTVIWQLGFLALRQEGLVALILVFTRFLCILTIGLILFGTAPFLTSIKAMRSLGLPSVLADMTLLSYRYIEQFGEDLTRMQTAMRLRGFRANKLSQRNLTVLASLAGSLLVRSYEQSQQVYQAMILRGYGYVTQRRRQQFKTHASDWIALMVTCVVALGFVVAEMSLTNA
- a CDS encoding energy-coupling factor ABC transporter ATP-binding protein — its product is MKQQYSESVTAAIAIQNLTFSYSQLSVLQNISVTIRTGERVGLIGPNGSGKTTLFLLTCGVLKPTAGKIFLFDKPITVGEFRPEIGLVFQNPNDQLFLPSVRDDIAFGPENMGLSATEVEECVQEAIFLTGIQNLVERVPHNLSGGEKCMVAIAGVIAMRPQLVLYDEPSANLDMRSRRRLIQFLQESQQTMMISSHDLELILEVCDRVLLLDQGQIIADGNPRDVMGDQPLMEAHGLEKPFSLTTH
- a CDS encoding MFS transporter is translated as MLRDPKLIVLLLAGSLTTMTGGVVAPVLPEIIEHLQLDTGLAANLVSVHNLTIALFSPPLGILADRIGRLKVLVPALVLYALFGVAGAFMDDFWSLLLLRALLGAASGGIAAASLGLLGSMYEGQARSQALGLATSTLTLTGITDPLLGGWVGASRWQNAFYLYGVGLAIAFLAATILKEQPRKTKSQATQPEKLRQVLLQRHTLKILIALSLTSVAMYAVVIYAPLYLNATINADTLLNGVVLASRAIGAGIISAFGASKLARRLGSSRAIALGFGLMAVTLIAIPLLHQVSWIVVSAIMFGVGFGIVLPNLYNALANLAPEQLRASVLAIGTGMGFLGQFLSPILLAPVLNYAGIEAVFYAAAAIAIATGLILLAPQQ
- a CDS encoding cupin-like domain-containing protein; translated protein: MNSLTESNFSNSVQKNQVARVDASDLTAESFFEQYQKLGKPVIVTGLLKNGDWNLEYLCQNLGEQEFLLRYYGKTRYQYDKRHWKNIGSGVEGKKMEFNKYAELLRDRQAHEHDIYLAKCSIKNTTLDSENVLNSAAERLGLHKAISDFNIWISPGGHIECLHFDAVDGTLVQMHGAKKIVLFPPSQIYNLYPFPLSIHLRHGLKLRSWFSQVYPENPDFESFPKLKTALQHKHEVILNQGELLYIPAGWWHEVTALGNEMVCSVNRFWHISPTTRAIFSWSVWRTYLGNIFAIPYVLSSVIVALCSPDRQQKLKKIRQML
- a CDS encoding GH3 auxin-responsive promoter family protein, with the translated sequence MAILPSLLTAFARRVKANFVKKTHVTDAIQAQFLRDLLLVQRDTELGKQYKVAQIKTIDQFRAQVPILPYSSYEPLTERIAQGESNILTPDRVVYLTLTSGSTGKKKLIPTTRRSQNIVRQATLTSIGFLSEALARQNRQFGKLLVTNSVQKWGRTAGNIDYGPSSAGVLRMDKRLYRQFFAHPYETLQLGDSLARHYVCLLFALREPTMRGMIANFPMLILRTCNYLERYAEDLIQDLEKGTIAPWLEIEPEIRNQLEKMAIASPKRATQLHEILHSQGRLTPKLAWQNLSFVATARGGTSDFYFQRFPTYFEDTPIFGAVYSSAEGIFSIYPDVNQDGSILAIESCFFEFIPEDQWEAEHPNTLLATEVRVGDRYRILITNYSGFYRYDIGDVVEVVGFYNTAPLIVFLHRRGGFVSSTTEKTTEFHATQVMQALQQEFSLPLEDFCITLSENDFPARYLVNIELSQSYKLDDPQAFLRCFDYKLKEVNTHYEISRKDTIPAPQLQILAPGSFATIRQRQLQKGIPDSQLKFPHISEDRNFLMGLSVEKKIDL
- a CDS encoding sterol desaturase family protein, with amino-acid sequence MFALHSVLIGVICFVVAFVLASLVEYWLHRLMHVSQRIGERHRDHHRRNEGQGVIWEFRDYVRGSFVVMIAVFFLSLEAGIGWFLGGLIYAAFSAYAHQLQHENPTKCFWMKMPVHYVHHKYGMWHHNFGLAVDWWDRVFGTYKPVEWLTEEELSQPKRGYLQLRWW
- a CDS encoding cation diffusion facilitator family transporter; the encoded protein is MYKSSVRQRQPNETSILKLSLYVSCVTAGIGVVFGLISESNAIILDGIASAISLISTWLSVIASRLVLKPENERFQFGYRHIEPLVNFVRSLIVIAVSLYAVLTAVVQIRQGGRSITDGWVLAYALITLLVSALIYTYQMRYVARTGATSIRLEAQEWWIDCLSSLGILAGYGVALWLEQRGLIRIAALIDPILVFLIVAITLPFPVKTLHQNLLDILLIAPDEEIQENICSTVAKVGSQYGFERFRLHTSQYGNSLDVEVNIIVDDSFIIPGVSYLDRIRQDIWEGLNMPSYRLWLVVCFVGDERWA
- a CDS encoding Mpo1-like protein yields the protein MKYFQEAKAHFVASHQHPINQFLHHLTNIVAIAAVVFLFYDWRLTIVCLVLTQVFALSGHAFFEKNEPAFVKYPGIAILASMQWSFENWFGVRQILQHFQQKALSD
- a CDS encoding amidohydrolase family protein, producing MYQGLPVIDADAHKLENPLVMRDYIEPEYRDRIGLVIDSLGDQRARIIDFNPATGKNDLMRMFPQPQGMGKGGFRNLHPDTTLGAMFNRVRIEHMDREGIDVHVIYGTLNLIFSSILDKDLAIALCRAYNTYMADDCRGYDNRLKPIGVIPLQDVDAAVAEMHRCVNELGMISVAVAPNMPIPHPKAPEAFPEIRSCKTISHPDFRPILQAAVDLNIGLGIHGGPGSYMVGGISDYTETFVLTHIFVQRNQQQLALARMVFDGAFEQFPTLRVGFLEGGCGWVPDLAHAFHEHWEKRIRDFDPKHPYRPSLMEFTKLMIQERGTHNNVNLISQAKNLFDLLWNKQHDPTEIEDASLYEHYDLRHRDPLEYFERGQIFTSFESDDPGPAYLHIAMGETGKHLTCFSGDYGHWDGVLQNCVHDAATVADYDRDHLRLLLGGNALALYGDRLRQSLPNHLLTQTALT